One window of Plasmodium berghei ANKA genome assembly, chromosome: 5 genomic DNA carries:
- a CDS encoding ATP synthase mitochondrial F1 complex assembly factor 2, putative gives MKRKNIQNNIFHIFKKNNSSFICFGEGKYNLKKFENLKKIDLKKNASINKIEIFIDGKKLLTNNRNVFAVQNMDLAFLVKLELLRNSKEMNILKMPLTLFMNNLIDFINPKEGIGVKTNNINIIQTENNNNYKINHLEKEEKNNTHNHVNNMDKDLDNCRNETGNFLTNFSNCNINGMSHFDMQRALIEKNIYDHFKTDLIFYRSDEINSFGTEKKKIMDLENPINLPNSVNYLENYKIKNLREEENNIYNKFMNMFEDIHKIKLNSAKNFETPEQDEHVHKTIQNLIKNMNNSEIFIFYKCTQILNSFIFSYLFLKGYINYKDVYRYCNLEYIYQFSKWGYVYDINIVKDSSSLLTLSSLMLITRAMNTET, from the coding sequence ATGAAGaggaaaaatatacaaaataatatatttcatatttttaaaaagaataatagttcttttatttgttttggtgaaggaaaatataatttaaagaaatttgagaatttaaaaaaaatcgatttgaaaaaaaatgcaagtATTAACAAgatagaaatatttattgatggaaaaaaattattaacaaaCAATAGAAATGTTTTTGCAGTTCAAAATATGGATCTAGCTTTTCTTGTAAAATTAGAGTTACTACGAAATAGTAAagaaatgaatattttaaaaatgccTTTAACATTATTCATGAATAACTTAATCGATTTTATAAATCCCAAAGAGGGAATAGGTGTAAAGACaaacaatattaatataattcagactgaaaataataataattataaaattaatcatctggaaaaagaagaaaagaACAATACTCACAATCATGTTAATAATATGGACAAAGACTTAGATAATTGCAGAAATGAAACAggaaattttttaacaaatttttcaaattgcAACATTAATGGAATGTCACACTTCGATATGCAACGAGCTTtgatagaaaaaaatatttatgatcATTTCAAAACtgatttaattttttataggagtgatgaaataaattctTTTGGAAccgagaaaaaaaaaattatggaTTTAGAGAATCCTATAAATCTACCAAATAGTGTTAATTATttggaaaattataaaattaaaaacttacgtgaagaagaaaataatatttataataaatttatgaatatgTTTGAagatattcataaaataaaattaaatagcgctaaaaattttgaaacCCCTGAACAAGATGAACATGTTCATAAAACAATTCAAAATttgattaaaaatatgaacaattcagaaatttttattttttataaatgcacacaaattttaaattcatttatatttagttatttatttttaaaaggtTACATAAATTACAAAGATGTCTATCGTTATTGCAACCtggaatatatataccagTTTTCAAAATGGGGATATGTATACGATATTAATATTGTAAAGGACTCAAGTTCGTTGCTAACATTATCATCTTTAATGTTAATTACGAGAGCAATGAATACAGAAACATGA